One segment of Paramormyrops kingsleyae isolate MSU_618 unplaced genomic scaffold, PKINGS_0.4 ups62, whole genome shotgun sequence DNA contains the following:
- the LOC111844913 gene encoding uncharacterized protein — MSTMIVLRVVIGDTQVHKLVLPEGVPSTVEDLSAVIQEQYQLTGSHAVMYMDKDFDNQYFTLTSTDVIKDKDTIKLIPNEDPTLTLMLTPVAETVESSSSFSLDQSSQDPDAASVSSADIMILPKSPECRSKQWPAYFEIPTFSHNVEMLLQAGNDTYERDGTVLQNPAMTSDILETIADSIFSYTAYPTGLQILSVVEALVKKHPCLKEPATSLSGLYGWQQRLKYKMNNYRSKLRKREVPCPELEINSMKRKRPGDTNPAKNCKKPKRAEVNYLPPHPQGETTESLEKIRLELLEDIKKKNNYGVIYPKMAQTFSYRRLEVVTGSPAADEFKERWPALFTEAGIKEEFRRITTIPLEQTFMFNLDSYTPKLLSVLEKKGGAIGAKLRPILDKHRQNETVEMRRGDVIRGLMLYLGEKEEELFLDCQVDNFDDVWQHNMKILLVGASYAEDPVDVSIVLDGKEIVNGCGNPAKACILLMGLIYSLNLAYPPTLRYTFEVFQKLFFDLDAIKLSPKVQTLKMKLLAKP; from the exons ATGTCCACCATGATTGTTCTGCGTGTTGTTATTGGAGATACACAAGTTCACAAATTGGTACTACCAGAGGGTGTACCTAGCACTGTAGAGGACCTTTCAGCTGTCATCCAGGAGCAGTATCAACTTACTGGAAGTCACGCTGTTATGTATATGGACAAAGATTTTGATAATCAGTACTTTACTCTGACATCCACGGATGTAATTAAGGACAAAGATACAATTAAACTCATTCCAAATGAAGATCCCACTTTGACTTTGATGCTGACTCCTGTAGCTGAGACTGTAGAAAGTTCATCTTCCTTCTCCCTGGATCAGTCCAGTCAGGATCCTGATGCTGCGTCTGTTAGCTCTGCTGACATAATGATATTACCAAAATCGCCAGAGTGTCGCTCTAAACAATGGCCTGCATATTTTGAGATCCCCACTTTTTCTCACAATGTGGAGATGCTCCTTCAAGCTGGAAATGATACTTACGAACGTGATGGAACCGTCCTGCAAAATCCGGCAATGACCTCCGACATACTTGAGACAATTGCAGATTCCATTTTTTCCTACACAGCTTACCCCACAGGTCTCCAAATACTGTCTGTTGTTGAAGCCCTGGTTAAAAAACATCCATGCTTAAAGGAGCCTGCAACATCTTTGTCTGGATTATATGGATGGCAACAGCGTCTCAAATATAAGATGAATAATTATCGTTCTAAACTCAGAAAGCGTGAAGTGCCTTGTCCAGAGCTAGAAATCAACTCCATGAAAAGGAAGAGACCTGGTGACACAAATCCAGCTAAAAACTGTAAGAAACCAAAAAGAGCGGAAGTCAACTATCTTCCTCCACACCCACAAGGAGAGACAACTGAAAGTTTAGAGAAGATACGACTAGAGCTACTTGAagacattaaaaagaaaaacaattacGGGGTGATTTATCCAAAAATGGCCCAAACCTTCTCTTATCGAAGACTGGAGGTGGTGACTGGTAGTCCAGCTGCTGATGAATTCAAAGAAAGATGGCCAGCTCTCTTTACTGAAGCAGGG ATAAAAGAAGAGTTTCGGAGAATAACCACCATTCCCCTTGAGCAGACCTTCATGTTCAATCTGGATAGTTACACTCCAAAACTGCTTTCTGTACTTGAGAAGAAGGGTGGCGCTATTGGTGCAAAACTGAGACCTATTTTGGATAAACACAGACAG AACGAAACAGTTGAGATGAGACGTGGCGATGTGATTCGTGGATTAATGCTCTACCTTGGTGAAAAAGAGGAAGAACTCTTTCTAGACTGTCAG GTGGACAACTTTGATGATGTTTGGCAGCACAACATGAAGATCCTGCTTGTTGGTGCTTCCTATGCTGAAGATCCTGTGGATGTCTCTATTGTTCTTGATGGCAAGGAGATTGTGAATGGATGTGGAAATCCTGCAAAGGCTTGTATACTGCTAATGGGTCTAATATATTCCCTCAATCTTGCTTATCCTCCAACACTGCGTTACACTTTTGAAGTGtttcaaaaacttttttttgatTTAGATGCAATAAAGCTATCCCCCAAAGTACAAACCCTGAAAATGAAGTTGCTGGCCAAACCCTAA